The following coding sequences lie in one Streptococcus suis genomic window:
- a CDS encoding YggT family protein: MQILIFLLLKIVEIYSYLLLAYALLSWFPSLYTSSIGRLIQWLVAPILKPFRRFNLQFMGLDWTVMAAMIALNMGTRFLVQLLLLLA, encoded by the coding sequence ATGCAAATTTTGATTTTTTTACTATTAAAAATTGTAGAAATTTATTCCTATCTCTTATTGGCATACGCTTTGCTAAGTTGGTTTCCTAGCCTATACACAAGCTCGATTGGACGTTTGATTCAATGGCTGGTAGCACCGATTTTAAAACCCTTTAGGCGATTTAATCTGCAATTTATGGGGTTGGATTGGACCGTAATGGCAGCCATGATTGCGCTTAATATGGGAACACGCTTCTTGGTTCAATTATTGCTCCTGTTAGCATAG
- a CDS encoding RNA-binding protein, with amino-acid sequence MKNDKNLLQHFSREEREFVEKIMDMCQQVEDTYSYRLTQFLHPRQDEIVCKIANYYQLQTFSSRDFVSTEHSRVIIAPAYYELDIKDFELTALHLSYARKFHTLSHSQVLGTFLNQLGIKREYLGDILIDDERLIVFIDQKFGQIALQSITKVARVPVKGKEEEWTTVRLPIGQEWRSKDVLVSSMRLDKLISVAFNLSRATANKLIEAGHVKLDYVLTEQTSKLVEIGQLISVRRYGRVRLNEFLGFSKQGKIKLKLDIVKT; translated from the coding sequence ATGAAAAATGACAAAAACTTATTGCAACATTTTTCTAGGGAAGAAAGAGAGTTTGTAGAGAAAATAATGGATATGTGTCAGCAAGTTGAAGATACGTATTCATACAGATTAACTCAGTTTTTACATCCTAGACAAGATGAAATTGTATGCAAAATTGCTAACTACTACCAGTTACAAACATTTTCTAGTCGGGACTTTGTTTCGACTGAACATTCGCGGGTTATTATTGCCCCGGCTTATTATGAGTTGGACATCAAGGACTTTGAGTTAACTGCTCTTCATTTGTCCTATGCTAGAAAATTTCACACCTTATCCCATTCACAAGTTCTTGGAACTTTTCTCAATCAACTAGGGATTAAAAGGGAGTATTTGGGTGATATTTTGATTGATGATGAACGATTGATTGTCTTTATCGATCAGAAATTTGGGCAGATTGCCTTACAATCTATCACTAAAGTTGCTCGTGTCCCTGTTAAGGGAAAGGAAGAAGAATGGACGACTGTTCGATTACCGATTGGACAGGAATGGCGTTCAAAGGATGTGTTGGTTTCCAGTATGAGATTGGATAAATTGATTTCGGTCGCATTTAATCTTTCAAGGGCAACTGCAAATAAGTTGATTGAGGCTGGACATGTGAAGTTGGATTATGTTCTGACAGAACAAACCAGTAAATTAGTTGAAATAGGGCAATTAATTAGTGTTAGGAGATATGGTAGAGTTCGCCTAAATGAATTTTTAGGTTTTTCTAAGCAAGGGAAGATAAAATTAAAGTTAGACATTGTTAAAACTTAG
- a CDS encoding cell division protein DivIVA produces MALTALELKDKTFATKFRGYDADEVDDFLDIVTRDYEDLIRKNHDQELELKNLRERLAYFDEMKESLSKSVLLAQDTAEKVKVAAEDQAVNIIKQADYDAATLLHEAKDKANEILRNATDNAKKVVIETEELKNKTRIFHQRLKSTVESQLSLVNSSEWEEILRPTASYIQTSDEAFRDVLHKALDEELPVEEESLDYTRQLTPEEIAELTRQAVAFESGESVEISIEE; encoded by the coding sequence ATGGCACTTACAGCATTAGAATTAAAAGATAAAACCTTTGCTACAAAATTTAGAGGATACGACGCAGATGAAGTTGATGACTTTTTGGACATTGTAACACGTGATTATGAGGATTTAATTCGTAAAAATCATGACCAAGAGTTAGAATTGAAAAATTTGCGGGAACGTTTGGCTTATTTTGATGAGATGAAAGAATCATTGAGTAAATCAGTTCTTTTAGCTCAAGATACAGCTGAGAAAGTAAAGGTTGCGGCCGAAGATCAAGCGGTAAATATTATTAAACAAGCTGACTATGATGCGGCAACATTGTTACATGAAGCTAAAGATAAGGCAAATGAAATTCTTCGTAATGCGACTGACAACGCGAAAAAAGTTGTCATTGAGACTGAAGAATTAAAAAACAAGACACGTATTTTCCATCAGCGTCTGAAATCAACAGTAGAAAGCCAATTATCATTGGTTAATTCATCTGAATGGGAGGAAATCCTCCGCCCAACAGCAAGTTACATTCAAACAAGTGACGAAGCCTTTCGTGATGTTCTTCATAAGGCTTTGGATGAAGAATTACCTGTTGAAGAAGAAAGTTTGGATTATACACGTCAATTGACACCAGAAGAAATTGCAGAATTAACTCGTCAGGCAGTGGCTTTTGAGAGTGGAGAGTCTGTAGAAATTTCAATAGAAGAATAA
- a CDS encoding N-acetyltransferase: MIRLELVNKDNFEAVLQVQLAPEDQRRVASVEYSLAQAWLYREEGHLLPYAVKSGQRIVGFVLLSIQEDKSYYVWRLLIDRHYQNRGYGKEVIRQVIGLAKEDPSCHTITMNYVIGNHKMRYILEKLGFQSVGLEGQEMKMELIIR, from the coding sequence ATGATACGATTAGAATTAGTAAACAAGGACAACTTTGAAGCAGTGTTACAAGTTCAACTTGCACCTGAGGACCAACGCCGAGTAGCATCGGTTGAATATTCTTTAGCTCAGGCATGGCTCTATCGGGAGGAGGGACATCTGCTTCCTTATGCTGTCAAATCAGGGCAGAGAATCGTAGGTTTTGTATTGTTGTCTATACAAGAAGACAAGAGCTACTATGTGTGGCGTTTGTTAATAGACAGACATTATCAAAATAGAGGCTATGGTAAGGAAGTCATCCGACAAGTGATTGGTCTGGCTAAGGAAGATCCAAGTTGCCACACAATTACCATGAATTATGTAATCGGCAATCATAAAATGAGGTACATTTTAGAAAAACTTGGTTTTCAATCCGTTGGTTTAGAAGGTCAAGAAATGAAAATGGAATTAATTATAAGATAA
- a CDS encoding isoleucine--tRNA ligase has product MKLKETLNLGKTAFPMRAGLPTREPEWQKAWDEANLYARRQELNAGKPAFHLHDGPPYANGNIHVGHALNKISKDIIVRSKSMSGFRAPFVPGWDTHGLPIEQVLAKQGVKRKEMDLVEYLEMCRDYALSQVDKQRDDFKRLGVSADWENPYITLTKDYEAAQIRVFGAMADKGYIYRGAKPVYWSWSSESALAEAEIEYHDIDSTSLYYANKVKDGKGLLDTDSYIVVWTTTPFTVTASRGLTMGADIDYVLVQPAGSDRKYVLAEALVDSLAAKFGWESFEVISKHKGAEFEYIVTEHPWDREVDELVILGDHVTTDSGTGIVHTAPGFGEDDYNVGVKYNLEVAVTVNERGLMNEAAGPDFEGQFYDKVVPTVKEKLGDLLLASEVINHSYPFDWRTKKPIIWRAVPQWFASVSKFRQEILDQIEATTFNPSWGKTRLYNMIRDRGDWVISRQRAWGVPLPIFYAEDGTAIMTKEVTDHVAALFEEHGSIIWWKSEAKDLLPAGFTHPGSPNGEFTKETDIMDVWFDSGSSWNGVMNARENLAYPADLYLEGSDQYRGWFNSSLITSVAVNGHAPYKAVLSQGFVLDGKGMKMSKSLGNTILPSDVEKQFGAEILRLWVTSVDTSNDVRVSMDILGQVSETYRKIRNTLRFLIANTSDFNPASDAVAYEELRSVDQYLLVKFNKLVAQIRQAYDNYDFMAIYKSVVNFVTLDLSAFYLDFAKDVVYIDGAKSLSRRQMQTVFYDILVKITKLLTPILPHTAEEIWSYLEHEAEEFVQLAEMPEVENFANEAQLLADWENFMNFRTQAQKALEEARNEKVIGKSLEAHLTAYVSAETKSFLESLNADLAQLLIVSNLTVTTEVAPESAVLVEEVAFTVERASGEVCDRCRRIDTSVAKRSYGATICDHCASVVEENFAEAVAQGFEA; this is encoded by the coding sequence ATGAAACTAAAAGAAACACTCAATTTAGGTAAGACAGCCTTCCCAATGCGTGCAGGTTTGCCAACTCGTGAGCCAGAATGGCAAAAAGCTTGGGATGAAGCAAACTTGTATGCTCGTCGTCAAGAACTCAACGCAGGCAAGCCAGCCTTCCACCTACACGATGGCCCTCCATACGCAAACGGAAATATCCACGTTGGACATGCTTTGAACAAGATTTCTAAAGATATTATCGTTCGCTCTAAGTCAATGTCTGGTTTCCGTGCTCCATTCGTACCAGGTTGGGATACACACGGCCTTCCTATTGAGCAAGTCTTGGCAAAACAAGGTGTTAAACGCAAGGAAATGGACCTAGTTGAATATCTTGAAATGTGTCGTGATTATGCTCTTAGCCAAGTTGACAAGCAACGTGATGATTTTAAACGCTTGGGTGTTTCTGCAGACTGGGAAAATCCATATATCACCTTGACTAAAGACTACGAAGCAGCTCAAATCCGTGTCTTCGGTGCTATGGCAGACAAGGGCTATATCTACCGCGGTGCTAAGCCTGTTTATTGGTCATGGTCATCTGAGTCTGCCCTTGCAGAAGCTGAAATCGAATACCACGACATTGACTCAACATCTCTCTACTATGCTAACAAGGTCAAAGATGGCAAGGGGCTCTTGGATACGGATAGCTACATTGTTGTCTGGACAACCACTCCATTTACGGTAACGGCTTCTCGCGGTTTGACAATGGGAGCAGACATTGACTATGTCTTGGTTCAACCTGCTGGCTCTGACCGTAAGTATGTCTTGGCAGAAGCCTTGGTTGATAGCTTGGCAGCCAAATTCGGTTGGGAATCCTTCGAAGTGATTTCAAAACACAAGGGTGCTGAGTTTGAATATATTGTGACCGAACACCCATGGGATAGAGAAGTGGATGAATTGGTCATCTTGGGTGACCATGTTACAACGGATTCAGGTACTGGTATCGTCCATACGGCTCCAGGCTTTGGTGAGGATGACTACAATGTCGGCGTCAAATATAACTTGGAAGTTGCGGTAACTGTCAACGAGCGTGGCTTGATGAATGAAGCTGCGGGTCCTGATTTTGAAGGGCAATTCTATGACAAGGTTGTACCAACGGTTAAGGAAAAATTAGGCGACTTGCTCCTTGCTAGTGAAGTGATTAATCACTCCTACCCATTTGACTGGAGAACCAAGAAGCCAATCATCTGGCGTGCGGTACCGCAATGGTTTGCCTCTGTTTCCAAATTCCGTCAGGAAATCTTGGACCAAATCGAAGCAACAACTTTCAATCCATCTTGGGGTAAAACGCGTCTTTACAACATGATCCGTGACCGTGGTGACTGGGTCATCTCTCGTCAACGTGCTTGGGGTGTGCCACTCCCTATCTTCTATGCAGAAGATGGTACAGCGATTATGACCAAGGAAGTGACAGACCACGTTGCAGCTCTCTTTGAAGAACATGGTTCTATCATCTGGTGGAAATCTGAAGCCAAAGATCTTTTGCCAGCTGGTTTCACTCATCCAGGTTCACCAAATGGCGAATTTACCAAAGAAACAGACATCATGGACGTATGGTTTGACTCTGGTTCATCTTGGAATGGTGTCATGAACGCTCGTGAAAACCTTGCCTACCCAGCAGACCTCTACCTTGAAGGTTCAGACCAATACCGTGGCTGGTTTAACTCATCCTTGATTACCTCTGTAGCCGTAAATGGTCATGCGCCATATAAAGCTGTCTTGTCACAAGGTTTTGTCTTAGATGGCAAAGGTATGAAGATGTCTAAATCTCTAGGAAATACCATTCTACCAAGTGATGTTGAGAAACAATTTGGTGCAGAAATCTTGCGTCTGTGGGTAACTTCTGTGGATACTTCAAACGACGTACGTGTGTCTATGGATATTCTTGGACAGGTTTCTGAAACCTACCGTAAAATCCGTAATACTCTTCGCTTCTTGATTGCTAACACTTCTGATTTCAATCCTGCAAGTGATGCGGTGGCATACGAAGAACTTCGTTCTGTTGACCAGTATCTCTTGGTGAAATTCAATAAATTGGTAGCTCAAATCCGTCAAGCCTACGACAACTATGACTTCATGGCTATCTACAAGTCTGTCGTAAACTTTGTAACACTTGACTTGTCAGCTTTTTACTTGGATTTTGCCAAGGACGTTGTCTATATCGATGGTGCTAAATCACTTTCTCGTCGTCAGATGCAAACTGTCTTCTATGACATCTTGGTGAAAATTACCAAGCTCTTGACCCCAATCTTGCCACATACAGCAGAAGAAATCTGGTCATACTTGGAACACGAAGCAGAAGAGTTTGTACAATTGGCGGAAATGCCAGAGGTGGAAAACTTTGCTAATGAAGCGCAGCTTTTGGCTGACTGGGAAAACTTTATGAACTTCCGTACTCAAGCACAAAAAGCCTTGGAAGAAGCGCGTAATGAAAAAGTGATTGGTAAGTCACTTGAAGCTCATTTGACTGCCTATGTCTCAGCTGAAACCAAGTCCTTCTTGGAGAGCTTGAATGCAGACCTTGCTCAGTTGCTCATCGTTTCAAACTTGACAGTAACCACGGAAGTAGCTCCTGAAAGTGCTGTTTTGGTAGAAGAAGTTGCCTTTACTGTAGAGCGTGCAAGCGGTGAAGTATGTGACCGTTGCCGCCGTATTGATACTAGTGTTGCAAAGCGCAGCTATGGTGCGACAATCTGTGACCACTGTGCAAGCGTAGTGGAAGAAAACTTTGCTGAAGCAGTAGCTCAAGGTTTTGAAGCCTAA
- a CDS encoding DUF1827 domain-containing protein yields MKIINTTNSHPNLVQSQLANTDAFLVETYSAGNTDVIFTQAPRHYELLISNKYRAVQQNEIEQIRDFFLHRKIDERTINKAAIQTIHTDRLIEMSIPIIAEV; encoded by the coding sequence ATGAAAATCATTAACACGACAAATAGTCATCCCAATCTTGTCCAAAGCCAGTTGGCTAATACTGATGCTTTCCTAGTAGAGACTTATTCTGCAGGTAATACAGACGTTATTTTCACACAGGCACCCCGTCATTATGAACTCTTGATTAGTAATAAATACCGTGCAGTACAACAAAATGAAATCGAGCAAATTCGTGATTTCTTCCTTCATCGAAAAATTGATGAACGAACTATTAACAAGGCTGCCATTCAAACGATTCACACAGACCGTTTGATTGAAATGTCTATTCCCATTATCGCAGAAGTGTAA
- a CDS encoding NUDIX hydrolase, with protein sequence MPMEKIAVFGEKKAGVSYQSRFGVYAVIPDEKKEQIILVQAPNGAWFLPGGEIEKGENHLIALERELMEELGFTAEIGKYFGQADEYFYSSHRDTHFYNPAYIYEVTSYHQIGQPLEDFNHIAWFPVNEAIDKLKRGSHKWGIEQWKLQENSFNN encoded by the coding sequence TTGCCTATGGAGAAAATTGCTGTATTTGGAGAAAAGAAGGCTGGCGTCAGCTACCAGAGTCGCTTTGGTGTTTACGCAGTTATCCCAGATGAAAAGAAAGAACAGATTATACTCGTTCAAGCACCAAACGGAGCTTGGTTTCTTCCTGGTGGAGAAATTGAAAAGGGAGAAAATCACCTCATTGCTTTGGAGCGCGAATTGATGGAAGAGCTTGGATTCACCGCTGAAATCGGAAAATACTTTGGTCAGGCTGACGAATACTTCTACTCTAGCCACCGCGATACCCATTTCTATAATCCAGCCTACATCTATGAAGTAACTAGCTACCATCAAATAGGACAACCACTAGAAGATTTCAACCATATTGCCTGGTTCCCAGTCAATGAAGCCATCGATAAACTCAAACGTGGTAGTCACAAATGGGGCATTGAACAATGGAAATTGCAAGAAAATTCATTCAATAACTAG
- a CDS encoding ATP-dependent Clp protease ATP-binding subunit gives MLCKNCNINDATIHLYTNLNGKQQQVDLCHNCYQIMKTDPNNAILRGLGDLTNPNNMDPFSEFFNHLGGYPGNTPAGKNREQTPPTQAGGHNGRGGQTPPPQQPQQPNGLLEEFGINVTEIARRGDIDPVIGRDQEITRVIEILNRRTKNNPVLIGEPGVGKTAVVEGLAQKIVDGDVPQKLRDKEVIRLDVVSLVQGTGIRGQFEERMQKLMEEIRNRREIILFIDEIHEIVGAGSAGDGNMDAGNILKPALARGEMQLVGATTLNEYRIIEKDAALERRMQPVKVEEPSVEETITILKGIQNKYQDYHHVKYSDAAIEAAAVLSNRYIQDRFLPDKAIDLLDEAGSKMNLTLNFIDPKEIDQRLIDAENRKAQATRDEDYEKAAYFRDQIAKYKEMQKATISEEDIPLITEKEIEAIVEQKTNIPVGDLKEKEQSQLVNLASDLKAHVIGQDEAVDKIAKAIRRNRVGLGAPNRPIGSFLFVGPTGVGKTELSKQLAIELFGSADSMIRFDMSEYMEKHAVAKLVGAPPGYVGYEEAGQLTEKVRRNPYSLILLDEVEKAHPDVMHMFLQVLDDGRLTDGQGRTVSFKDTIIIMTSNAGTGKVEASVGFGAAIEGRTQSVLGQLSNFFTPEFMNRFDGIIEFQPLSKENLLEIVSLMLDDVNKRLSHNGISLHVTDKVKEKLVDLGYDPKMGARPLRRTIQDQIEDAITDFYLEHPAEKDLRAVMSSKGTIQIKAQTKTK, from the coding sequence ATGCTCTGCAAAAATTGTAATATCAACGACGCAACGATCCATCTCTACACCAACTTAAACGGTAAACAGCAGCAGGTAGACCTCTGTCACAACTGCTACCAAATCATGAAAACAGACCCTAATAATGCCATCCTACGTGGGTTGGGAGATTTAACAAATCCTAACAATATGGATCCCTTTAGTGAATTCTTCAATCACCTAGGTGGCTATCCTGGCAATACCCCTGCTGGAAAAAATCGCGAACAGACTCCTCCCACTCAAGCCGGTGGGCATAATGGACGTGGTGGACAGACCCCTCCTCCGCAACAACCCCAACAACCAAATGGGCTCCTTGAAGAATTTGGTATCAACGTTACCGAAATTGCCCGTCGTGGGGATATTGATCCAGTAATCGGTCGCGATCAAGAAATTACCCGTGTCATCGAAATTCTCAACCGTCGTACAAAAAACAACCCTGTTCTTATCGGTGAGCCTGGTGTAGGTAAAACAGCGGTTGTTGAAGGCTTGGCTCAAAAAATTGTCGATGGCGATGTCCCACAGAAATTACGCGACAAGGAAGTCATTCGTCTGGATGTTGTCAGCCTCGTACAAGGAACAGGTATCCGTGGACAATTTGAAGAACGCATGCAAAAACTCATGGAAGAAATCCGTAATCGTCGCGAAATCATTCTTTTTATTGACGAGATTCACGAAATTGTCGGTGCTGGCTCTGCAGGCGATGGTAACATGGATGCAGGCAATATCCTCAAACCAGCCCTCGCACGTGGTGAAATGCAGCTAGTCGGTGCAACAACGCTCAACGAGTACCGTATTATCGAAAAAGATGCCGCCCTAGAACGCCGTATGCAACCTGTAAAAGTTGAAGAACCAAGTGTCGAAGAAACCATTACTATTCTCAAAGGTATCCAAAATAAATACCAGGATTACCATCATGTTAAATACTCCGATGCTGCTATCGAAGCGGCCGCAGTACTGTCCAACCGCTACATTCAAGACCGTTTCCTACCAGACAAAGCCATTGACCTTCTGGATGAAGCTGGTTCAAAAATGAATTTGACCCTCAACTTTATTGATCCAAAGGAAATTGACCAACGCCTGATTGATGCTGAAAATCGGAAAGCACAAGCTACACGGGATGAGGACTATGAAAAAGCGGCCTATTTCCGTGACCAAATTGCTAAGTACAAGGAGATGCAAAAGGCAACTATCAGCGAAGAAGATATTCCACTCATTACTGAAAAAGAAATTGAGGCCATCGTTGAGCAAAAAACAAATATCCCAGTTGGTGATTTAAAAGAAAAGGAACAGTCCCAGCTTGTGAACCTCGCTAGTGACTTAAAAGCCCATGTTATCGGACAAGATGAAGCAGTTGACAAGATAGCTAAAGCCATCCGCCGTAATCGTGTCGGTCTCGGTGCTCCAAATCGTCCAATCGGCTCCTTCCTCTTTGTCGGACCAACCGGTGTCGGTAAAACAGAGCTGTCCAAGCAACTAGCGATTGAACTCTTCGGTTCGGCTGACAGCATGATCCGCTTCGACATGTCCGAATACATGGAAAAACACGCTGTCGCTAAACTCGTCGGTGCCCCTCCAGGTTATGTAGGCTACGAGGAAGCCGGTCAGCTAACGGAAAAAGTCCGTCGTAATCCTTACTCACTCATCCTCCTTGACGAAGTTGAAAAAGCCCACCCAGATGTCATGCACATGTTCCTTCAGGTCTTAGACGATGGGCGTCTGACAGATGGACAAGGTCGGACAGTCAGCTTCAAAGATACCATTATCATCATGACATCAAATGCTGGTACTGGAAAAGTTGAAGCAAGTGTCGGTTTTGGTGCGGCTATAGAAGGGCGGACTCAATCAGTCCTTGGCCAACTTAGCAATTTCTTCACACCTGAATTTATGAACCGATTTGACGGTATTATTGAGTTCCAACCACTGAGCAAGGAAAACCTACTTGAAATCGTCAGCCTCATGCTAGACGATGTAAACAAACGCCTTTCTCACAATGGCATCAGCCTCCATGTAACAGATAAAGTTAAGGAGAAATTAGTGGATCTTGGCTACGATCCAAAGATGGGAGCTCGTCCACTACGCAGAACCATCCAAGATCAGATTGAAGATGCTATCACCGACTTCTACTTAGAACATCCAGCAGAAAAAGACCTACGTGCTGTCATGTCAAGTAAAGGTACAATTCAAATCAAGGCACAAACAAAGACAAAATAA
- a CDS encoding DUF1797 domain-containing protein, translating into MESHLVRIINRLEAMANDGGTLKRNFERDGIVVAEVAYSYDEENGSVFTLRDVAARETYAFDSIDLIAMEIYELLY; encoded by the coding sequence ATGGAATCACATTTGGTGAGAATTATCAATCGTCTGGAGGCTATGGCTAATGACGGCGGTACGTTGAAACGTAATTTCGAACGTGATGGTATTGTTGTTGCAGAAGTGGCTTATAGCTATGACGAGGAAAATGGTTCAGTATTTACCTTGCGTGATGTTGCTGCTCGTGAAACGTACGCGTTTGACAGCATCGACTTGATTGCAATGGAAATCTATGAGCTATTGTACTAA
- a CDS encoding amino acid ABC transporter permease, whose protein sequence is MNFSFLPEYWAYFNYGAIVTLIIAFFSVFFGSILGVLLAFAQRSKYKVLAWTANIYVWIFRGTPMIVQIMIAFAMTHFVAPTFQLGILTVDLTRLIPGIIVISMNSGAYVSETVRAGINAVPKGQLEAAYSLGIRPKQAMRYVIMPQAIKNILPALGNEFVTIVKDSSLLSTIGVMELWNGAQTVQSTSYIPLTPLVFAASYYLIMTTVLTVIIQSFEKKLNKGGQFHV, encoded by the coding sequence ATGAATTTTTCTTTTTTGCCTGAGTATTGGGCTTATTTTAATTACGGGGCAATTGTTACCCTCATTATTGCATTTTTCTCAGTATTTTTTGGTAGTATTTTAGGTGTGTTGCTTGCCTTTGCTCAGCGTAGTAAGTATAAAGTTTTAGCTTGGACTGCCAATATCTATGTCTGGATTTTCCGTGGGACACCGATGATTGTCCAGATTATGATTGCTTTTGCGATGACACATTTTGTAGCACCAACTTTTCAGCTAGGAATTTTGACGGTTGATTTGACGCGCTTGATTCCAGGTATCATTGTTATTTCGATGAACTCGGGTGCCTATGTATCTGAAACTGTTCGTGCAGGTATTAATGCTGTACCAAAAGGACAGCTGGAAGCAGCTTATTCGCTTGGTATTAGACCAAAGCAGGCGATGCGTTACGTTATCATGCCACAGGCTATCAAGAATATCCTTCCAGCCTTGGGAAATGAATTTGTGACTATTGTTAAGGATAGTTCACTTTTGTCAACCATCGGTGTGATGGAATTATGGAACGGTGCTCAGACAGTTCAATCCACTTCTTATATTCCTTTAACACCACTTGTATTTGCAGCGAGCTATTATCTAATTATGACAACGGTGCTAACAGTGATTATTCAGTCGTTTGAGAAAAAGTTGAACAAGGGAGGGCAGTTCCATGTCTAA
- the glnQ gene encoding amino acid ABC transporter ATP-binding protein (similar to ATP-binding component of ABC transporters) encodes MSNAIISIKDLHKYFGKNEVLKGIDLDIQQGQVVVIIGPSGSGKSTFLRTMNLLEVPTKGTVTFEGVDITDKSNDIFKMREKMGMVFQQFNLFPNMTVLDNITLSPIKTKGIAKDEAEKKAKELLEKVGLPDKANAYPQSLSGGQQQRIAIARGLAMDPDVLLFDEPTSALDPEMVGEVLAVMQDLAKSGMTMVIVTHEMGFAREVADRVIFMDGGVIVEDGTPEEVFEHTKEERTKDFLSKVL; translated from the coding sequence ATGTCTAATGCGATTATTTCTATCAAGGATTTACATAAGTACTTCGGAAAGAATGAGGTTCTAAAAGGAATTGATTTAGATATTCAACAAGGTCAGGTGGTTGTTATTATCGGTCCATCAGGGTCAGGGAAATCGACTTTCTTACGTACAATGAACCTCTTAGAAGTGCCAACCAAGGGAACTGTTACATTTGAAGGTGTTGATATTACTGACAAGTCAAATGATATTTTCAAGATGCGTGAAAAGATGGGAATGGTTTTTCAACAGTTCAATCTTTTTCCAAATATGACGGTATTAGATAATATTACTTTATCACCTATTAAGACAAAGGGAATTGCAAAGGATGAGGCTGAGAAGAAGGCTAAGGAATTACTTGAAAAGGTAGGATTGCCAGATAAGGCGAATGCCTATCCACAAAGTCTTTCAGGTGGTCAGCAACAGCGGATCGCTATTGCACGTGGTCTGGCTATGGACCCAGATGTCCTACTTTTTGATGAACCGACCTCTGCACTAGACCCTGAAATGGTTGGTGAAGTTCTTGCTGTTATGCAGGATTTAGCCAAGTCGGGGATGACCATGGTTATCGTGACTCATGAGATGGGATTTGCGCGTGAGGTAGCTGACAGGGTTATCTTTATGGATGGCGGTGTCATCGTGGAGGATGGAACGCCTGAAGAAGTCTTTGAACATACCAAGGAAGAACGGACCAAGGATTTCTTGTCTAAGGTCTTGTAA